The sequence GTCGCAATCTCATCCAAGATCAATAACACGTTGAATTCATCACACAGCAAGCGCACTTGTTTCAAGAATTCAGGGTGGTAGATGCGCATACCGCCAGCACCTTGAACGATTGGCTCTAAGATCACCGCAGCGACTTCTTGATGGTGTGCTGCCAGCTTTTCTCGAAAGCTGTCGATGTCATTAACATCCCATTGATCCCAAAAGCCTGTTTTTGGCGAATCGGCAAAAATGTGCTCCGGCAAAAAGCCTTTGTAGAGGCTGTGCATCGAGTTATCTGGATCGGTCACCGACATCGCAGCAAAGGTATCGCCGTGGTAGCCATCTCTCAGTGTTAAGAACTTTGAACGAGGTTGGCCTTTAGCGTGCCAGTATTGCAGCGCCATTTTGAGGCTCACTTCTACGGCTACCGAGCCAGAGTCAGCCAAGAATACATGTTCAAGATTACTGGGTGCTAGATTCAAAAGCTTCTTACATAAATCGATTGCTGGCTGATGGGTAATACCACCAAACATAACGTGTGACACCTTATCGATTTGGCTGTGAGCTGCAGCATTGAGCTCTGGGTGATTGTAGCCGTGAATGGTTGACCACCAAGAGGACATACCATCAATAATTCGTTTTCCGCCTTCTAATTCTAGGTAAACACCGTCTGCATTTGTGACTGGGTAGCAGGTCAGAGGTGTTAACGTTGATGTGTAAGGATGCCAGATATGCTGGCGATCAAAGGCGAGATCCATAGTAACTTCCATTCTTAGTGTGGTTAAAAAATAACCAGGTGTAAACTTTTGATATTATCAATGTGTTGACAGTCTAAAGCTTGTCGGTAGACTAGCCAAGCATAAATGCAATCTCTATTGATGGAGGTGCAATATCAAAAAAATAAAAAAGGATCGACACGTGGAAGTTCGTCATGACTGGACAGTTGCTGAAGTAACAGCGCTGCTTGAAAAACCGTTTATGGATTTAATGTTTGAAGCTCAAGTTGTTCATAGACAGTACCAAGAGCACAACCACGTGCAGGTGAGTACGCTTTTATCAATTAAGACGGGTGCTTGCCCTGAAGATTGTAAGTACTGCCCTCAAAGTGCTCACTACCGAACAGATGTCGACAAAGAACGCTTAATGGAAGTCGAGCGTGTTTTGGATGCGGCGCTAAAAGCTAAGAACGCGGGTTCGACTCGTTTCTGTATGGGCGCGGCATGGAAAAATCCGAAAGAGCGCGATATGCCTCACCTAACTGACATGATCAAAGGTGTGAAAGGCATGGGTCTAGAAACGTGTATGACACTGGGTATGCTAACGCCAGATCAAGCGGGTGAGTTAGCGGACGCAGGTTTGGATTACTACAACCACAACCTTGATACGTCTCCTGAATTCTACGGCAGCATTATTACTACTCGTACTTACCAAGATCGTTTAGATACCCTATCTCACGTGCGTGATGCGGGTATGAAGATCTGTTCTGGCGGTATCATTGGTATGGGCGAAAGCACCAATGACCGAGCAGGCCTTCTCGTAGAGCTAGCGAACCTTCCAGTACACCCTGAAAGTGTGCCAATCAACATGCTGGTAAAAGTGAAAGGCACACCGATGGAAAACGTCGATGATGTTGAGTCTTTCGACTTCATTAAGTTGATTGCGATTGCTCGTATCATGATGCCAATGTCTGCGGTTCGTTTATCTGCAGGTCGCGAGAATATGAACGAACAGATGCAAGCGATGTGTTTCATGGCGGGTGCGAATTCTATCTTCTACGGTTGTAAGCTACTGACTACGCCAAACCCAGACGAAGACACGGATATGCAGCTGTTTAAGAAGCTGGGTATCAACAGCCAACAGGTCGCTCAAAAACCTGACGAAATTCAAGAAAATGAACTGTTAGATCAAGTGGTGGAGCGCGTTGCTGCTCGTCCAACGAAAGATGACATGTTCTACGATGCCACTGTTTAAATCTCGCATCAAAAGTGCCCTTGCTCATCGCCGTGAGCAAGGGTTAACTCGTCAACTCAAGGTACTCGAAAACAGCAATAGCCCTTTGCTTAATAGTGAAGGTTCTCGCTTTATTAACTTTTCGAGTAATGATTACCTAGGCTTGGCAAACGATCCTGAACTGGTCGATGCATGGCAAACCGGACTTTCCCAATATGGTGCTGGCAGTGCGGCATCGCCATTGGTTACAGGCTTTAGTCCTGCTCATCGAAACTTAGAGGCTCAGCTGTGTGAATGGCTTGGCTTCGAACGTGCCATTCTCTTTAGTTCTGGTTTCAGTGCTAATCAAGCCTTGTTGTTTTCTCTGCTCGAAAAAGACGACTCTCTGTTGCAAGACAAACTTAACCACGCCTCCTTGATGGAAGCGGGGATGCTTTCACCTGCAACCATGAAACGCTTTAAGCACAACGACACGCAGCATTTAGAGTCGCTATTAAGCCGATCTCCACAATCCTTGGTCGTGACTGAGGGGGTGTTCAGCATGGATGGCGATCAAGCGCCTCTGAGTCAGATATCTAACCTGACAAATCAATACGACAGTTGGTTGGCGGTTGATGATGCCCACGGTATCGGCGTATTAGGTGATAAAGGGGCAGGGAGCTGCAGTGCGGCACAAATCTCCCCCGATATTTTGGTGGTGACCTTTGGTAAAGCGTTTGGTCTTTCAGGTGCTGCGATTCTTTGTTCGTCAGAAGTGGGTGATTATTTAACTCAGTTTGCTCGGCATCATGTGTACTCGACCGCGATGCCACCTTCACAAGCGGTGGCTTTGTCTCATGCGTGTCAGATGATTCAGACGCAAGAGTGGCGCCGAGAGAAGTTAACTGAGTTAGGTGCTCTCTATAAAGAGCAGATGAGCCGCGTGAAAGGTTTCATTGATACTCAGACTCCGATTAAGCCGTTTGTGATTGGTGAAGCTCAAGCTGCCTTATCTATAGCGGAAGAATTAAAGCGTAACCAAGTTTGGGTAACGGCGATAAGGCCACCAACCGTTCCGACAGGGACTGCTCGTCTGCGAATTACGTTAACGGCCAACCACAGTCAGACGCA is a genomic window of Vibrio sp. FE10 containing:
- the bioF gene encoding 8-amino-7-oxononanoate synthase produces the protein MPLFKSRIKSALAHRREQGLTRQLKVLENSNSPLLNSEGSRFINFSSNDYLGLANDPELVDAWQTGLSQYGAGSAASPLVTGFSPAHRNLEAQLCEWLGFERAILFSSGFSANQALLFSLLEKDDSLLQDKLNHASLMEAGMLSPATMKRFKHNDTQHLESLLSRSPQSLVVTEGVFSMDGDQAPLSQISNLTNQYDSWLAVDDAHGIGVLGDKGAGSCSAAQISPDILVVTFGKAFGLSGAAILCSSEVGDYLTQFARHHVYSTAMPPSQAVALSHACQMIQTQEWRREKLTELGALYKEQMSRVKGFIDTQTPIKPFVIGEAQAALSIAEELKRNQVWVTAIRPPTVPTGTARLRITLTANHSQTQVLQLTDSLLQAIERSNDSEGKPSIESSVELKKEAQ
- the bioB gene encoding biotin synthase BioB, translated to MEVRHDWTVAEVTALLEKPFMDLMFEAQVVHRQYQEHNHVQVSTLLSIKTGACPEDCKYCPQSAHYRTDVDKERLMEVERVLDAALKAKNAGSTRFCMGAAWKNPKERDMPHLTDMIKGVKGMGLETCMTLGMLTPDQAGELADAGLDYYNHNLDTSPEFYGSIITTRTYQDRLDTLSHVRDAGMKICSGGIIGMGESTNDRAGLLVELANLPVHPESVPINMLVKVKGTPMENVDDVESFDFIKLIAIARIMMPMSAVRLSAGRENMNEQMQAMCFMAGANSIFYGCKLLTTPNPDEDTDMQLFKKLGINSQQVAQKPDEIQENELLDQVVERVAARPTKDDMFYDATV
- the bioA gene encoding adenosylmethionine--8-amino-7-oxononanoate transaminase: MDLAFDRQHIWHPYTSTLTPLTCYPVTNADGVYLELEGGKRIIDGMSSWWSTIHGYNHPELNAAAHSQIDKVSHVMFGGITHQPAIDLCKKLLNLAPSNLEHVFLADSGSVAVEVSLKMALQYWHAKGQPRSKFLTLRDGYHGDTFAAMSVTDPDNSMHSLYKGFLPEHIFADSPKTGFWDQWDVNDIDSFREKLAAHHQEVAAVILEPIVQGAGGMRIYHPEFLKQVRLLCDEFNVLLILDEIATGFGRTGKLFACEHADIQPDILCLGKALTGGYMTLSATLASKEVADTVCGGEAGCFMHGPTFMGNPLACAVGAASLSIIEQGNWQNQTQQIEQLFSELLPPLREHALVKDVRWLGAIGVVETHTPVDMETIQAHFVEQGVWIRPFGKLIYMMPPFISQPEHIEQLVSSIDKALNRPDCFK